CGAGTTGCAGGACACGAAGCCGGCGGTCGCCGAGGTTGAGGTCGACAACGAACCCGATCGCATCGCCATGAACCTCATGGAGGACACCTCCACGGAGATGGGCTTCAACTGGTACACCAAGGACGCCCTCGAGGATTCGATGCTGCGCGTCTCCGAGCAGGAGGACATGTCCAGCGCGATGGAGTTCGTCGCCGAGGCCACCGAGGTGACCAACCGCTACGCGGAGCGCGACGAAGACGGCTACTACATCTACGCCGCCGTCACCTTCGACGAGGAAGGGGACATGCTTGTCGACGACCAGGGCAACCCCGAGGAGATCCAGGGCTACTTCACCGACGAGCAGATCGATCGCGAGAACTCGCAGTGGACCTCGGAGGGCTCGAAGCTCGCGCACCTGTCGCTCGTCGACGTCACCGAGCACTCCAATAAGGCGACCGCTACCGGCCTGCAGCCGGGCACCACCTACTACTTTCAGGTCGGCTCCGAGTCCGAGGGTTTCTCCGAGACCGGTAGCTTCACCACCTCGGACCCTAACGAGGAGTCCTTCCAGTTTATCCACTACACGGATACCCAGAACGCGTACTGGAACGAGCACGTCAACAACGAGGCCGCCTACGGCGCCGACACCCTCGAGCACGCGATGGAGGTCGCCCCGGACGCGAACTTCGCGCTGCACACCGGCGATTTCGTCGAGACGGCCGCAGTGGAGGACGAGTGGGTGGACAACCTGAACGCCTCGCGCGACGCCAACCTGAACCTGCCGCACGCCTACACCCCCGGCAACCACGACGAGTACAACCTGCGCTGGGAGGACGGCGTTCACGAGACCTCGTTCAACGAGCACACCAACGTTCCCGTCACCAACGACAAGATCGACGGTGGCTCCTACTACTCCTTCGACTACTCCGGTGCCCACTTCGTGGTGATGAACACCAACGACAACAAGGAGTCCGAGGACAACCCGGACCAGGGCGCCGTTGGCCGCGAACAGATGGAATGGGCGAAGGAAGACATCCGCCAGGCGCGTGAGAACGGCGCCAACTGGATCATCCTGGCCTACCACAAGCCGGTGTACTCCGCGTCCTACCACTCGTTGCAGGACGAAGACGTCCAGGTCACCCGCGAGGAGTTCGTGCAGATGGCCGACGAGCTCGATGTCGACATCGTCCTCCAGGGCCACGACCACAACCTGACCCGTACCAAGTCGTTGACGTACAGCCCCGATAACTTCTCCTACGGAGAGGTCGAGGAGACCGAGAAGCGCGACATCGACGGCGTGGAGCACCACGTCAACCCGGACGGGGTCACCTACGTCATCCCGAACACCTCCGGCACCAAGACCTACGACGCGATCTACCAGAAGGGCGCCGACCACGTGCACAACGTCCGCCCGAAGCTGGACTGGATGACCCAGGACGACGTTGACCTGTGGAACAGCCTCTTCGACGTCGCGGAGCAGCCGGAGGACAGCCCCAAGTTCGACCACAAGCACGAGAACTACCGGCAGTCCACCATCCAGAGCTTTGCGGTCTACTCGGTCACGCCGACCACCTTTAAGATCGACTTCTACCAAGTCGAAGGCGACCTGCACAACGGCGAGGACCGCGAAGTCACGCTGTACAACTCCTACGGCATCACGAAGGAGTAACTTACGCACGACGCGCGCAGAAAAGCCGGGCTGTTGCCCGGCTTTTCTGTGGTGATGGAGTGTCCCCGGGGTACTTAGTAGGTCACGGAGGTCAGCGGCTCCTCGCCGAGGCGCTTCTCGCGGCGGTCCTCCTCCAGCTCCTCGGCGGCGCCGTGGCGGCGGGCGTTGTAGATAACCACCGAGGCGATCAGCGGCACCACAATGAACGCGAGCAGAACCACGAGCGCGACCCAGAAAGTGCTGTCGTAGATTCCGTCGGTGGCGCGGATGAAGGCGTAGCGCGCGTAGCTCATCGGGTGCAGGGCGTGGAAGAACTGCAGCGGGCCCGGGATCGTCGGCAGCGGCCAGACGCCGCCGAAGACGAACAAGCCGAGGGCGAAGAACTCGATGGAGAACAACCCGCCGACGAGGCGGCCGAAGAGGACGCGGAAGAACTGGAACAGAGCCGCACCGTTCGCGGCGATGAGCGCGACAACGAGCGCCATCGTGGCCCAGTTGTCCGGGCGCCACCCGGTAATCACCGAGATGGCGGTGAACACGGCGAGCACACCCAGGTTGATCAGGAAGATCAGGCCGAAGGCGCGCAGGACGGGGCCGGCGTCGGTACGGCTGTCGGAGCGGCGGCCCACGATGTGGGGCAGCAGCGCGGACAGGACGGCCATGACGAGGTACCCGAAGATGAGCATGATGATGAGGGAGAAACCGCTTTCGACGGTCTTGACGGTGGGGTTGGACTCGTCGACAACCGCCTGCGTCGGGTGCATATTGGCTTCCTCGAAGATGATCGGAACAGCCATCTGGCGCGCCGAATCGGACAGCTTGGACACGACCGGGGCGTTCTCGGCGCCCTCGACGAGCTTGTCCGAAAGCTCGGTGGAACCGTCCTTGAGCTGGGCGACGCCGTCGCTGAGCTGTGCGCCGCCGTCGACGAGCTGGACGGTGCCGTCCTTCAGCCGCACCGTGCCGTCCTTGAGCTGGACGGTGCCGTCCTTCAGCCGCACCGTGCCGTCGAGTAGTTGGTCGGTGCCCGAGCGCAGCTCGGTGGAGCCGTCGGCGAGCTGCTGGGAGCCGTCGAGGAGGCGGTTCACGCCGTCGAGGTAGGGGGCCTCGGGGCTGTTGAGGTTCCAGCTCAGCTCCGCCGTGCCGTCGCGCAGGCGGTTCAGCTGCGCCACCATGTTCTCGGCGTTGGCGGGATCGAGCTTGGACAGGGTGCCGGCAAGCTGATCGGCCTGCGCGGTCAGGCCCACCGCGTAGAGGGTGTCCACGATGGGGCCGGCCTGGCCGACGACGCCCTGGACGCGCTCCAGAAGCGGGATCAGTGTGCCGGTGAGCTGCTGGACACCGCCGTCGATTTGGGCGGCGCCGTCGCCAAGCTGGCGGGTGCCGTCCTTCAGGGTGACCATGCCGTCGCTCAGCTCGTGGGCGCCGGCCTCGAGCCGTTTCGCGCCGTCGTTGAGCTGCCCGGCGCCGTTGTTGAGCTCCGTGGCGCCGTTGTCGAGCTGGCTGGCGCCGTCGTTGAGCTGGGTGGCACCGTTGTCGAGCTGGCCGATACCGTCGACCGCGCGTCCGGTACCGTCCTGGAGGCGGCCGAGGCCGTCGTCGATCTGGGTGGCGCCGTCGGCGGCGCGGCGGATGCCGTCGCCAAGCTGGTTCATGCCGGAGAGCGTTTCGTTGGCGTAGGTCTCGGTGATCTGCGCTGCGATCTCAGCCTGCAGCTGGGGGACGAGGCCGGCGGTAAGGACGGCGCCGTTTGTCCCGCCGTAGTCGTTGTAGTCGACCCGGACCTCGGACTGCTGCGGGTTATCGGAGATGAGGGAGACGGTCCGCGCGGAGAAGTCCTTGGGGATGGTGACCACGAAGAGGTAGTCGCCCTTGGTCAGGCCCAGGCGCGCCTCCTCGGCGTCGGTCTCCCGGAAGTCCAGGTATTCGGTTTCAAGCAGGCCCTGGACCACCTGGTCGCCGACCGCCATGAACTCGCCGTTGTTCTCGGCCCCCTCGTCCTCGTTGACGATGGCGAGGGGGACGTTGGGCAGGGTCTTGCTGGGGTCCCACATGGCCCACATGTAGGTCGCCGAGATGAGCAACGGGACGACGAGGGCGAGGACGATGAGAATGCGCGCCAGGATGCTGGCGGGGCGCCAGTCCAGGACGCGGTGGAACCTGCCTCCCGAAGAAGGTGCGGTGGTGGACGTCGACAAAGCCGTTTCCTTTCACATCACACCCGCCGTTGTGATCAATAACTGATATAGCCGGCGGGTCGCTTTTTGCTTAGGAAACTAAATTAATCGAAAAATGGTCCGGATTGGAAGTGAATCGGGGAATATTCCGGAAAAAATTGTATCGCGGGTCACAAAACGCGGTGACCTGGGCCGTTACTCCAGCGGCAGGAGGCGGTTCTTTGCCCCCTTGACCTCCCCGAGCCGGGGGCGGGCCTGATCAAGGATGTGCCACTGCTCGCGCGGCACGGCCTTCTTCGCGGCGTCCACCACCGCGGTGTTGGGGGTGCCCCAGGCAATAGGCATGGGGGTGATGACCTGCCAGCGGCCCTTTTCGTGAACCGAGCGGCGCCCCCCGACGGCCGCGACCGGGACCTTTGCGCCCACGGTCTCCGGGGTGTGTGGCAGCGAACGCACGTTCTGCGTGGTAAGCGCCCACTGGGCTGGCTCGTCCGGGTCCACCGTCGTGTTCACCAGCGCGAGCAGCGTGTAGTCGGTTCCCTTGTGCTCGGCGATGATGGCCGGGGCGAGGGGGTGGGCGCTGTAGAGGGACTGCGCCGTGCCCACGGAGCGGGGGATGAGCAGACCGACGATGAGCATCATGACGCCGAACAGCGCGAGGCCGAGAGAGCCGAGGAGGCGCCAGGGCGAGGCGGGGTCGACGAAAAACCACACCGCCACGGCGCCGACGAGGCAGAGCACGAAGAGCGCGACCCCCGAGATGACGAGGTAGCGGGTGTCGCGCAGCATCTCGTTGTGCTGCTTCGCGTACGCCTCGTCCACGTCGAATTGGAACACCTTCATCTCGCTCATGTGGACGATTCTATAGGTCGTCCTCGTCGACGAGCCGGTAGGCGTAACCCTGTTCCGCGAGGAAGCGCTGCCGGTGCAGCGCGTATTCCGCGTCGAGGGTGTCGCGGGCGACGATGGTGTAAAAACGCGCCTCGGTGCCGTCGTGTTTCGGGCGCAGTAGCCGTCCGAGCCGCTGCGCCTCCTCCTGCCGCGAGCCGAAGGTCCCCGAGACCTGGATCCCCACGGCCGCCTCAGGAAGGTCGATGGAGAAGTTCGCCACCTTCGACACCACCAGCGTCCGGATCTCACCCGAGCGGAAGGCGGCGAAGGCCTCCTCGCGCTTCTTCGTGCTCGTTTTCCCGTCGACAAGCGGCGCGCCCGTGCGCTGCGCGATCTTCTCCAGCTGCTCGATGAAGGCCCCAATGATGAGGACCTGCTGGTCCGCGTGCTTTCGCAGAAGCTTATCGACGCCCCGCAGCTTGCCCGCCGAACACGCAGCCACCCGGTAGCGCTCGCGCGTCTCGGCGGTGGCGTAGGCGAGGCGTTCGTCCTCGTTGAGCGTGGTGCGCACCTCCACGCACTCGGCGGTGGCGATGTAGCCCGCCATCTCCAGTTCTTTCCAGGGGGCGTCGTAGCGCTTCGGTCCGATGAGCGAGAACACGTCCTCCTCCCGGCCGTCCTCGCGCACCAACGTCGCCGTCAGCCCGAGGCGCCGGCGCGACTGCAGGTCCGCGGCCATCCGGAACACAGGGGCGGGCAGGAGATGGACCTCGTCGTAGATAATGAGGCCCCAGTCGCGCGAATCGAAAAGCTCCAGCGCCTTGTACTCTCCCTTGGTCTTGCGGGTGACCACCTGATACGTCGCGATGGTCACCGGGCGGATCTCCTTCTTTTCCCCGGAGTACTCGCCGATCTCCTCCGGGGTGAGCGTTGTGCGGCGCACAAGCTCGTCGCGCCACTGCCTGCCAGCCACCGTGTTGGTGACCAGGATGAGGGTGGTGGTCTGCGCCTGGGCCATCGAGGCGGCACCCACCACCGTCTTGCCGGCCCCGCAGGGCAAAACGACAACTCCGGAGCCGCCCTGCCAGAAGGCCTCGGTGGCGTACTGCTGGTAGTCGCGCAGCTGCCAGCCATTGGTGTCCAGTGCGATCGGGTGGGCCTCGCCGTCGACGTAGCCGGCGCGGTCGTCGACGGGCCAGCCGATCTTGGTCAGCTCCTGTTTAATCCGCCCGCGCTCGGAGGGGTGCACGGCGATGGTGGTCTCGTCGATCGCCTGGCCCAGCAGCGGGCGGATCTTCTTGTGGCGCGTGATCTCGGTGAGCAGCACGGCCTCGTCGGCCTCCAGGATGAGGCCGTGGGCCGGGTGCTTGACCAGGCTGACGCGGCCGTAGCGGGCCATCGTCTCCGCGACGTCGATAAGCAGCGGCTGCGGCACCGGGAAGCGCGAGTAGCGCTCGAGCACGTCTACTGCGGTCTCCGCGTCGAAGCCGGCGGCGCGGGCGTTCCACAGCGCTAAGGGAGTGATCCGGTAGGTGTGGACGTGCTCGGGGGCGCGCTCGAGTTCCGCGAACGGGGCGAGCGCGGCCCGGGCGAGGCCGGCCTGGGGGTGGGCGGTCTCCAAAAGCACGGTCTTGTCCGATTGAACGATGAGCGGGCCGTCGGGCACTGGGTTCCTTTCTCCGTTCCTGATCCCCGTTCGTGATCCCGGTTCCTGATCCCGGTTCCTAATCTCGGGGAAGACCACCCATTATGCTCCTGCCGGGCGCTAGGCGCGTAGTGCCCGGCCCCAGGAGAACTTGGAACCGTTGTTCAAGATGGTGCCGCGGTAGATACGCGCGGCCAGCCAGGTCACGGCGAGCGACGCGACGAGCGAAACGGCGAGGGAGGCCGCGAGCTGCAGCGGCGGCATGTCCCCGGCCGCGTAGCTGATCGGCGCGGAGAAGATGGAAAACGGCGGAATCCAGCTGAGCACCTGCATCCATGTCTGGTCCGTGGCGGACCAGCCGAAGAAGGGGACGTACAGGGAGGCGATGAGGAGGATGAGAATGGGCACCTGCGT
This is a stretch of genomic DNA from Corynebacterium auris. It encodes these proteins:
- a CDS encoding DUF3239 domain-containing protein gives rise to the protein MSEMKVFQFDVDEAYAKQHNEMLRDTRYLVISGVALFVLCLVGAVAVWFFVDPASPWRLLGSLGLALFGVMMLIVGLLIPRSVGTAQSLYSAHPLAPAIIAEHKGTDYTLLALVNTTVDPDEPAQWALTTQNVRSLPHTPETVGAKVPVAAVGGRRSVHEKGRWQVITPMPIAWGTPNTAVVDAAKKAVPREQWHILDQARPRLGEVKGAKNRLLPLE
- a CDS encoding YhgE/Pip family protein; this translates as MSTSTTAPSSGGRFHRVLDWRPASILARILIVLALVVPLLISATYMWAMWDPSKTLPNVPLAIVNEDEGAENNGEFMAVGDQVVQGLLETEYLDFRETDAEEARLGLTKGDYLFVVTIPKDFSARTVSLISDNPQQSEVRVDYNDYGGTNGAVLTAGLVPQLQAEIAAQITETYANETLSGMNQLGDGIRRAADGATQIDDGLGRLQDGTGRAVDGIGQLDNGATQLNDGASQLDNGATELNNGAGQLNDGAKRLEAGAHELSDGMVTLKDGTRQLGDGAAQIDGGVQQLTGTLIPLLERVQGVVGQAGPIVDTLYAVGLTAQADQLAGTLSKLDPANAENMVAQLNRLRDGTAELSWNLNSPEAPYLDGVNRLLDGSQQLADGSTELRSGTDQLLDGTVRLKDGTVQLKDGTVRLKDGTVQLVDGGAQLSDGVAQLKDGSTELSDKLVEGAENAPVVSKLSDSARQMAVPIIFEEANMHPTQAVVDESNPTVKTVESGFSLIIMLIFGYLVMAVLSALLPHIVGRRSDSRTDAGPVLRAFGLIFLINLGVLAVFTAISVITGWRPDNWATMALVVALIAANGAALFQFFRVLFGRLVGGLFSIEFFALGLFVFGGVWPLPTIPGPLQFFHALHPMSYARYAFIRATDGIYDSTFWVALVVLLAFIVVPLIASVVIYNARRHGAAEELEEDRREKRLGEEPLTSVTY
- a CDS encoding purple acid phosphatase family protein, with product MFTKSKYVKTIALLTGSALFLAACADEGEDTENQAEETVTETEAVEVDPVYGEENGLDLIELQDTKPAVAEVEVDNEPDRIAMNLMEDTSTEMGFNWYTKDALEDSMLRVSEQEDMSSAMEFVAEATEVTNRYAERDEDGYYIYAAVTFDEEGDMLVDDQGNPEEIQGYFTDEQIDRENSQWTSEGSKLAHLSLVDVTEHSNKATATGLQPGTTYYFQVGSESEGFSETGSFTTSDPNEESFQFIHYTDTQNAYWNEHVNNEAAYGADTLEHAMEVAPDANFALHTGDFVETAAVEDEWVDNLNASRDANLNLPHAYTPGNHDEYNLRWEDGVHETSFNEHTNVPVTNDKIDGGSYYSFDYSGAHFVVMNTNDNKESEDNPDQGAVGREQMEWAKEDIRQARENGANWIILAYHKPVYSASYHSLQDEDVQVTREEFVQMADELDVDIVLQGHDHNLTRTKSLTYSPDNFSYGEVEETEKRDIDGVEHHVNPDGVTYVIPNTSGTKTYDAIYQKGADHVHNVRPKLDWMTQDDVDLWNSLFDVAEQPEDSPKFDHKHENYRQSTIQSFAVYSVTPTTFKIDFYQVEGDLHNGEDREVTLYNSYGITKE
- a CDS encoding DNA repair helicase XPB is translated as MPDGPLIVQSDKTVLLETAHPQAGLARAALAPFAELERAPEHVHTYRITPLALWNARAAGFDAETAVDVLERYSRFPVPQPLLIDVAETMARYGRVSLVKHPAHGLILEADEAVLLTEITRHKKIRPLLGQAIDETTIAVHPSERGRIKQELTKIGWPVDDRAGYVDGEAHPIALDTNGWQLRDYQQYATEAFWQGGSGVVVLPCGAGKTVVGAASMAQAQTTTLILVTNTVAGRQWRDELVRRTTLTPEEIGEYSGEKKEIRPVTIATYQVVTRKTKGEYKALELFDSRDWGLIIYDEVHLLPAPVFRMAADLQSRRRLGLTATLVREDGREEDVFSLIGPKRYDAPWKELEMAGYIATAECVEVRTTLNEDERLAYATAETRERYRVAACSAGKLRGVDKLLRKHADQQVLIIGAFIEQLEKIAQRTGAPLVDGKTSTKKREEAFAAFRSGEIRTLVVSKVANFSIDLPEAAVGIQVSGTFGSRQEEAQRLGRLLRPKHDGTEARFYTIVARDTLDAEYALHRQRFLAEQGYAYRLVDEDDL